The Hevea brasiliensis isolate MT/VB/25A 57/8 chromosome 1, ASM3005281v1, whole genome shotgun sequence genome has a window encoding:
- the LOC110658859 gene encoding beta-galactosidase 13-like — protein sequence MTIAKHGLFVTAIISLFISSAIADGGKSLEVTYDGRSLIINGKRELLFSGSIHYPRSTPEMWPELIAKAKRGGLNVIQTYVFWNIHEPVQGQYNFEGRFDVVKFIKTIGEQGMYATLRLGPFIQAEWNHGGLPYWLREVPGIIFRSYNEQFMNHMEKFVRMIIDKMKEEKLFASQGGPIVLAQIENEYNTVQLAYRELGDKYVQWAGNFALGLQVGVPWVMCKQKDAPGPVINTCNGRHCGDTFTGPNHANKPSLWTENWTAQFRVFGDPPSQRAAEDIAFSVARWFSKNGSLVNYYMFHGGTNLDRTAASFVTTRYYDESPLDEYGLHRQPKYGHLKDLHRALRLARKALLWGTPGVEKLSNDLEARFYEQPGAKLCAAFLTNNDTRDGHTVKFRGREFHLPPRSISVLPDCKTVVYNTMTVVSQHNVRNFVKPNTENKKMKWEMTSEVIPTQLKASSKIPMELYGLTKDVTDYAWYTTVIVLNPRDLSVRKDILPVLRVASLGHAMVGFVNGEFVGSAHGSQIEKSFVLQKPVQLKPGVNTITLLGSLVGLPDSGAYMEHRFAGPRGVTILGLNTGTLDLSSNGWGHEVGMAGERGQWYTEEGSKKVTWKEVPEGEGPPMSWYKASFDAPEGDNPVAVRMTGMKKGMVWINGKSIGRYWMTYVSPLGQPTQSEYHIPRSYLKPKDNLIIVLEEEPANPEKIEILLVNRDTICSYITEYHLPNVKSWARKDDKFKTVVDDVRPAAHLKCPNHKKIIEVEFASFGDPYGACGGFALGNCTSPLSKQVVEQHCAGKTSCDIPIERELFDKNNDACPDIKKTLAVQVKCG from the exons ATGACCATAGCTAAACATGGCCTTTTCGTTACGGCCATTATTTCTTTGTTCATTTCTTCAGCGATTGCAGATGGAGGCAAGTCTTTAGAAGTGACTTATGATGGAAGATCCTTGATTATCAATGGAAAAAGAGAGCTTCTCTTCTCTGGTTCCATCCATTACCCTCGTAGCACCCCAGAA ATGTGGCCGGAACTGATCGCAAAGGCCAAGCGTGGAggattaaatgtgattcaaacttATGTGTTTTGGAACATCCATGAGCCTGTGCAGGGACAG TACAATTTTGAAGGGCGATTTGACGTGGTGAAATTCATCAAGACAATTGGAGAGCAGGGTATGTATGCAACTCTCAGGCTTGGGCCATTCATCCAGGCTGAATGGAACCACGG TGGACTTCCATATTGGTTAAGAGAGGTTCCAGGCATCATATTCCGTTCTTACAATGAACAGTTCATG AATCACATGGAGAAATTCGTCAGGATGATCATCGATAAAATGAAAGAAGAGAAGTTATTTGCTTCACAGGGAGGCCCCATCGTCTTGGCTCAG ATTGAAAATGAGTACAATACTGTCCAACTTGCATATAGAGAATTGGGGGATAAATATGTTCAGTGGGCAGGGAATTTTGCTCTGGGCCTGCAAGTAGGAGTACCATGGGTCATGTGCAAGCAGAAAGATGCTCCTGGTCCAGTG ATCAACACTTGCAATGGAAGGCACTGCGGAGATACATTCACAGGCCCCAACCATGCCAACAAGCCTTCTCTGTGGACTGAGAACTGGACTGCTCA ATTTAGAGTATTTGGAGACCCACCTTCTCAAAGAGCAGCCGAAGATATTGCATTTTCAGTGGCACGATGGTTCTCCAAGAATGGTTCCCTAGTCAACTACTATATG TTCCATGGCGGAACGAATTTAGACAGAACTGCTGCTTCATTCGTAACAACTCGATACTATGATGAATCACCTCTTGATGAATATG GTTTACACAGGCAACCAAAATATGGTCACCTCAAGGACTTGCACAGGGCTTTAAGACTAGCAAGGAAGGCTTTGCTTTGGGGCACACCTGGTGTTGAAAAATTGAGTAATGATCTAGAG GCTCGGTTTTATGAGCAACCCGGAGCGAAACTCTGTGCTGCTTTCTTGACAAACAATGACACAAGAGATGGACACACTGTTAAGTTCAGGGGTCGGGAATTCCACCTGCCTCCACGTTCCATTAGCGTCCTCCCTGATTGCAAGACCGTGGTTTATAACACTATGACG GTTGTGTCACAACACAATGTAAGGAATTTTGTAAAACCCAACACAGAAAACAAGAAAATGAAATGGGAAATGACATCAGAAGTCATACCAACCCAACTTAAAGCATCGTCCAAGATCCCAATGGAGCTCTATGGCTTGACCAAAGATGTCACTGACTATGCTTGGTACACCACAGT CATAGTATTGAATCCCCGGGACTTGTCTGTGCGAAAGGATATCCTCCCAGTTCTAAGGGTTGCAAGTCTTGGCCATGCAATGGTTGgttttgtaaatggtgaatttgtAG GATCGGCTCACGGAAGCCAAATTGAGAAGAGCTTTGTCCTGCAGAAACCTGTGCAATTGAAGCCTGGGGTTAACACAATTACGCTTTTGGGCTCTCTAGTTGGACTGCCT GATAGTGGAGCCTACATGGAGCATAGGTTTGCTGGGCCTCGAGGTGTAACGATCCTGggtttgaatactggaactctggATTTGTCATCAAATGGTTGGGGTCATGAG GTTGGCATGGCTGGAGAGAGGGGTCAATGGTACACTGAGGAAGGATCAAAGAAGGTAACATGGAAAGAAGTTCCAGAAGGAGAAGGTCCTCCTATGTCATGGTACAAG GCTTCTTTTGATGCTCCTGAAGGGGACAACCCTGTTGCTGTCCGTATGACTGGTATGAAAAAGGGTATGGTTTGGATCAATGGTAAGAGTATTGGCCGTTACTGGATGACTTACGTCTCCCCTCTTGGGCAGCCTACTCAATCTGA GTACCATATTCCGAGGTCTTATTTAAAGCCAAAGGATAACCTCATAATAGTGCTTGAAGAGGAGCCTGCCAACCCTGAAAAGATTGAGATTCTACTTGTGAATAGAGATACAATCTGTAGTTACATAACAGAGTATCATCTACCAAATGTAAAATCATGGGCAAGGAAAGATGACAAGTTTAAAACTGTAGTTGATGATGTTCGACCAGCAGCTCACCTCAAGTGTCCAAACCACAAGAAGATTATCGAAGTGGAGTTTGCAAGCTTCGGTGATCCTTACGGTGCTTGTGGAGGGTTTGCTCTTGGAAACTGCACATCTCCTCTTTCCAAGCAGGTTGTCGAGCAG CACTGCGCTGGAAAAACTTCATGTGACATTCCAATTGAAAGAGAGCTCTTCGACAAGAATAATGATGCTTGCCCAGATATTAAAAAGACACTCGCCGTCCAGGTGAAGTGCGGCTAG